One Tumebacillus sp. BK434 genomic window carries:
- a CDS encoding alpha/beta fold hydrolase translates to MTRTAQASKWFQCAYPKPQAEQRLFCFHYAGGGASAFNQWGKDLPDSIEVVAVQLPGRESRLFEPVFTSLQPLVEAVAAEMLPFLQEKPFVFFGHSMGAIVSYEMSRYLKQQHGIQPSHLFVSGYPGPHTYQNDDPYYVKSDADLIQDLVELGGTPQELLENEELMRLVLPTIRADFQVCDTYEFVEGALLDCPLTAFGGWQDEMLTEEGMKAWGELTSGAFAMEMFEGDHFYLLETEKRDTILSHIKNCGVSK, encoded by the coding sequence ATGACCCGTACCGCGCAAGCATCTAAATGGTTCCAATGTGCCTACCCGAAACCGCAGGCCGAGCAACGCCTTTTCTGCTTCCATTACGCAGGCGGCGGAGCGTCCGCCTTTAACCAATGGGGAAAAGACCTCCCAGACAGCATCGAAGTCGTCGCAGTGCAGCTCCCAGGCCGCGAGTCGCGGTTGTTTGAGCCGGTGTTTACCTCGCTCCAGCCGCTGGTAGAGGCGGTGGCGGCGGAGATGTTGCCTTTTTTGCAGGAGAAGCCGTTTGTGTTCTTCGGGCACAGCATGGGGGCGATCGTGAGCTATGAGATGTCCCGGTATCTGAAGCAGCAGCATGGCATCCAGCCGTCCCATCTGTTCGTTTCGGGCTATCCGGGTCCGCACACGTATCAGAACGACGATCCGTATTATGTGAAATCGGACGCTGATCTGATCCAAGACCTCGTTGAATTGGGCGGGACTCCGCAGGAGCTGCTCGAGAACGAGGAACTGATGAGGCTGGTGCTCCCGACGATCCGTGCGGACTTCCAAGTATGCGACACGTATGAATTTGTGGAAGGCGCGCTGCTCGACTGCCCGCTCACCGCTTTCGGCGGCTGGCAGGACGAGATGCTGACAGAAGAAGGCATGAAAGCCTGGGGCGAGTTAACGAGTGGGGCGTTTGCGATGGAGATGTTTGAAGGGGATCATTTTTACTTGCTGGAAACAGAAAAACGCGACACGATCTTGTCTCATATTAAAAACTGCGGTGTCTCCAAGTAG
- a CDS encoding 4'-phosphopantetheinyl transferase superfamily protein, protein MTPTTIQLFAVHRGAQLTDSQMQKSLQTLPLEDQQRILRYRRWEDRQSGMLAAKLARKMLSDHLHVPASELQIRRTELGRPYLHGFAGWQGDFNVSHSGDWVFGGITTQGLLGVDVEGLREIEMEVSKHCYCPEERDELYSLDGAEQNAFFYVLWTMKEAYIKAIGTGLSTPLTSFGFDIPSLKEGKILLKDDSGVPQPQWHFQRYDVDDAYRFAICSDQQSLPGSITLLTRDEVLN, encoded by the coding sequence ATGACACCAACCACGATCCAACTCTTCGCCGTTCATCGCGGCGCGCAACTGACCGACTCGCAGATGCAAAAGTCCTTGCAGACCCTGCCGCTGGAAGACCAGCAGCGCATTCTTCGCTACCGCCGATGGGAAGACCGCCAAAGCGGTATGCTCGCCGCCAAGCTGGCGCGCAAGATGCTCTCCGACCACCTGCACGTCCCGGCGAGCGAGCTGCAGATTCGCCGCACCGAGCTTGGCCGCCCGTACCTGCACGGCTTTGCGGGCTGGCAAGGCGACTTCAACGTTTCCCACTCCGGCGACTGGGTCTTCGGCGGAATCACGACCCAAGGCCTGCTGGGTGTCGATGTCGAAGGCTTGCGCGAAATCGAGATGGAAGTCTCCAAACACTGTTACTGCCCGGAAGAGCGCGACGAGCTGTACAGCCTCGACGGTGCGGAGCAGAACGCGTTTTTCTACGTGCTGTGGACGATGAAGGAAGCGTATATCAAGGCCATCGGCACAGGCTTGTCCACGCCGCTGACCTCGTTTGGTTTTGACATCCCAAGTTTGAAAGAAGGCAAGATCCTGTTGAAAGACGACAGTGGCGTCCCGCAGCCGCAGTGGCATTTCCAGCGCTATGACGTGGATGATGCGTACCGGTTTGCGATCTGCTCGGATCAGCAGAGCCTGCCGGGCAGCATTACGCTCTTGACCCGTGATGAAGTGCTCAACTAG